CCGGGTGGCCAGGAACGCCGTCACCTGCCCGGGCCCGTCGTAGGCGGGGGACAGCTCGACCACGTCCATGCCGACCACCGGCAGCTCGACCGCGCAGCGGCGGACCGCGTCCAGCAGCTCCCGGGCCGTCAGCCCGCCCGGCTCCGGGGTGCCGGTGCCGGGGGCCATGCCCGGGTCGACCACGTCGACGTCGACCGACAGGAACACCCCGTCGCAGTCGTCG
The Actinomycetota bacterium genome window above contains:
- a CDS encoding arginase family protein, producing DDCDGVFLSVDVDVVDPGMAPGTGTPEPGGLTARELLDAVRRCAVELPVVGMDVVELSPAYDGPGQVTAFLATRVVLEALSGIARRRASAAEG